The following are encoded in a window of Fischerella sp. PCC 9605 genomic DNA:
- a CDS encoding tetratricopeptide repeat protein, producing MYNMIRFKHITLALVLSTTLKLPACMGDLMAQSQSSPHHAATVPLFENIGNLQHPISTRNPLAQRYFNQGLTLAYGFNHAEAFRSFKQAAQLDPNCAMCYWGMAYVLGPNINAAMEDKDVPTAWDAIQKAIALSQHANEKEQAYIQALAKRYAPEPVKDRSALNLAYAKAMRDVAQRYPTDPDAITLFAEALMDTTPWDYWQKDGTPKPEGAEIISTLESVLKRHPNHLGALHLYIHAVESKRPELAVEAADRLRALNIQTGHLVHMPAHIYIRVGRYHDAVVANQKAAEVDRHYHQQHPTEGIYRLGYMPHNHHFLWYAAVMSGQQKVALNAAQKTAELVDPKLMGKPGYGTLQHYAMIPLYSEIKFGLWDKILAEPAPSKDLLYPNGVWHFARGMAFTAKGRLQPAAQELEKLKAIAANPALQKMTLWDINTTADLLQIATEVLAGKLEAKQGNYEAAIAHLQKGVELEDNLKYVEPPPWYSPVRQTLASVLLQANRPAEAERIYREDLKIYPNNGWSLYGLMQSLRAQHKTKEAQAVQQQFHQAWKYADVRPDLVSSVQKKQF from the coding sequence ATGTATAATATGATTCGATTCAAACACATTACCTTAGCACTTGTACTAAGCACAACTCTAAAATTGCCAGCCTGTATGGGAGATTTGATGGCTCAATCCCAGTCTTCCCCGCACCATGCTGCAACTGTTCCCCTGTTTGAGAATATTGGCAACCTTCAGCATCCCATTTCAACTCGCAATCCTCTAGCACAACGCTACTTTAATCAAGGACTCACCCTCGCTTATGGTTTCAATCATGCCGAAGCTTTTCGATCGTTCAAACAAGCGGCTCAACTCGATCCGAACTGCGCGATGTGCTACTGGGGAATGGCATATGTTCTCGGCCCTAACATTAATGCGGCGATGGAAGACAAAGACGTTCCAACCGCGTGGGATGCAATTCAAAAAGCGATCGCCCTGAGTCAACACGCGAACGAAAAAGAACAAGCTTACATTCAGGCACTCGCTAAACGCTATGCACCGGAACCCGTCAAAGACCGCTCCGCCCTCAATCTTGCCTATGCTAAAGCCATGCGGGATGTTGCACAACGCTATCCCACCGATCCGGATGCCATAACCTTGTTTGCTGAAGCCCTAATGGACACGACACCTTGGGATTATTGGCAAAAAGATGGCACGCCCAAACCCGAAGGAGCTGAGATTATTTCAACCTTGGAATCAGTGCTTAAGCGTCATCCCAATCATCTTGGTGCTCTTCACCTTTATATCCATGCGGTGGAATCCAAACGTCCTGAACTGGCGGTTGAAGCTGCCGATCGCTTGCGTGCCCTGAACATTCAAACCGGACATTTGGTGCATATGCCTGCCCATATTTACATCCGTGTGGGACGCTATCACGATGCCGTAGTTGCAAACCAGAAAGCGGCTGAAGTTGATCGTCACTATCACCAACAACATCCTACAGAAGGCATCTATCGGCTTGGGTATATGCCTCACAATCACCACTTTCTCTGGTATGCCGCAGTGATGTCAGGACAGCAAAAAGTTGCCCTCAACGCGGCTCAAAAAACAGCAGAACTGGTTGATCCAAAATTGATGGGCAAACCGGGTTATGGCACACTACAGCACTATGCGATGATTCCGCTCTATAGCGAGATTAAGTTTGGGCTGTGGGACAAAATTCTAGCAGAACCTGCTCCGAGCAAGGATCTGCTCTATCCTAACGGAGTGTGGCATTTTGCACGCGGCATGGCATTCACTGCCAAAGGTCGGTTGCAACCTGCGGCACAGGAACTAGAGAAATTAAAAGCGATCGCAGCTAATCCTGCTCTCCAAAAGATGACGCTTTGGGACATCAATACCACGGCTGACTTACTGCAAATTGCGACAGAAGTTTTAGCAGGCAAACTAGAAGCAAAGCAAGGAAATTATGAAGCCGCGATCGCACATCTCCAAAAAGGCGTAGAACTAGAAGACAACCTCAAATATGTCGAGCCTCCTCCTTGGTATTCACCAGTGCGCCAAACACTAGCTTCTGTACTGCTGCAAGCCAATCGTCCGGCTGAGGCAGAGCGAATTTACCGGGAAGACTTGAAAATCTATCCCAACAATGGCTGGTCGTTATATGGACTGATGCAGAGTCTCCGGGCACAGCACAAAACAAAAGAGGCTCAAGCGGTTCAGCAACAGTTTCATCAAGCCTGGAAATATGCCGATGTTCGACCCGATCTGGTTTCCTCGGTTCAGAAGAAGCAATTTTAG
- a CDS encoding AfsR/SARP family transcriptional regulator, translating to MADSTLRITLLGDFRLTYADQPVCSVNTERLQSLLAYLVLHHQSPQPRSRLAFYFWADSPEAQARTNLRRELHYLRQALPDADRFVQADAKTIQWRTDAPFTLDVAEFEAAIAQAERDADWALVKRSLEKAAMLYQGDLLPNCYDDWVETERSQLQQSCIRALERLIRLLEEQQDDPAAIRYAQQLLRIDPLQESTYCTLMRLYACNGDRASALRVYQQCADILQRELNDEPGAATREVYEQARTMKLPLVAKPLQQNAPISIVPQMPVKPATNLIGSVFH from the coding sequence ATGGCAGATTCCACTCTACGCATCACGTTACTGGGCGATTTCCGACTGACCTATGCAGATCAGCCCGTGTGCAGCGTGAACACAGAGCGCCTTCAGTCACTCCTCGCTTATCTGGTCTTACATCATCAGTCTCCGCAACCGCGATCGCGCTTGGCTTTCTATTTTTGGGCGGATTCCCCAGAAGCTCAGGCACGCACGAATTTACGACGCGAGTTGCATTATTTACGACAAGCACTCCCCGACGCCGATCGCTTTGTGCAAGCTGATGCCAAAACGATTCAATGGCGCACCGATGCCCCCTTTACGTTAGATGTCGCCGAGTTTGAAGCTGCGATCGCTCAAGCAGAACGCGATGCAGACTGGGCATTGGTCAAGCGATCGCTAGAGAAAGCTGCCATGCTTTATCAAGGAGACTTGTTGCCCAATTGCTATGACGATTGGGTTGAAACGGAGCGATCGCAGCTTCAGCAAAGTTGCATTCGAGCATTGGAACGATTAATCCGATTGCTAGAAGAACAACAAGATGATCCCGCAGCCATTCGTTATGCCCAACAGCTATTACGGATTGATCCGCTGCAAGAATCAACGTATTGTACCTTGATGCGGTTGTATGCTTGCAACGGCGATCGGGCGAGTGCCCTGCGGGTCTATCAGCAATGTGCGGATATTTTGCAGCGAGAGCTAAACGACGAGCCAGGAGCCGCAACTCGTGAGGTGTATGAACAAGCCCGCACAATGAAGCTTCCTCTGGTTGCAAAACCACTCCAACAGAATGCCCCAATCTCGATCGTTCCGCAGATGCCTGTGAAACCCGCAACAAACTTGATTGGTAGCGTGTTTCATTGA